The sequence AATGGGGGACAATTACGCTTTTAATCGGCATGATGATTCTTGTTAATATTACGAGTAAGTCAGGTTTTTTTCAATATGTAGCAGTCAAAGCCGCAAAAATGGCGAAAGGGAGTCCGATTAACATTTTAGTCATTTTATCATTACTGACAGCTACCCTTTCCGCCTTTCTCGACAATGTCACAACGGTATTACTCGTTGTCCCGGTGACATTTTCCATTACACGCATGTTAGAGGTAGATCCTATTCCATTTTTAATTTCTGAAGTACTATTTTCTAACATTGGCGGAACAGCGACGTTAATCGGAGATCCACCGAACATTATGATTGGCTCTGCCAATAAACATTTAACGTTTAACGACTTTTTATTTAATTTAGGCCCTGTCGTTTTAATTATTATGCTCGTCATTATCGCGATTTTGTACGTCTTTTATCGCAAACGTCTTCAAGCGAACGCTGCGCTCATCGAACGGCTTATGAAAGTCGATAAAAAACAATACATTAAAGATGCGGTACTATTGAAAAAGTCTGTTTCTGTTCTCGCATTAACGATTTTAGGATTTACGTTGCATTCTGTCATTCACGTCGATGCGGCGGTCATCGCGATGACAGGCGCAGTTATTTTAATGTTAATCGGTGTAAAAGAGCACGATTTGGAAGAAGTATTTGCTTCTGTCGAATGGACAACCATTTTCTTTTTCGCCGGATTATTTACGCTCGTCGGCGGTCTCGTTGATATCGGACTAATCAAAAGTTTGGCAGAAAAAGCATTAGAAATTACCGGTGGCGATATTCACGCCGCGTCTTACTTAATTCTTTGGGTATCTGGAATCACATCAGCAACCATTGACAACATCCCTTTTGTTGCGACGATGATCCCGCTCATTCAAGATATGGCTGTTGGAATGGGACTATCTCCTGATTCAGCACAAATTGATGTATTATGGTGGTCATTATCCCTTGGCGCTTGCTTAGGTGGAAACGGAACGTTAATCGGAGCATCAGCAAACGTGATCGTGGCAGGAATTGCCTCACGTGAAGGACACGGGTTTAGCTACTTTGATTTTCTGAAAATTGGAGCGCCACTTACGCTTATTTCCTTACTTATTTCACACGCATATATTTTCATTCGTTACTTATAAAAACGCTCAAAGGCGAACTTTGAGCGTTTTTTTCTTTCCATCATATACTGCTTGCAAGGAGGGAGAACGATGTATCCAAACGTCGATATTACACAATTTACACAATCGGCAAAAGCGATCCAAAAACTTTTTAAAGACGCAACAGCTATTTCCTCAAAAATTGCGAACGATCCTGTTTTTGCGAAACAATTGATGGAGAAAGCTCAACAATCGAAACAAGAAGAAGTACAAAAACAACTCCAATCGATTGGTATTGGGTCTGAAATAAACATTTCTTTTAATCCAAATACGATTCATATAACGCTTTCTCCAAAAAAAGGCGAGTCGCCTTGTTGCCAACTCACCTTTCTTCTTTACTGGCGATAATTCGGTGCCGCCATTTGTTTCTCACCAATATGGGCTGCGTCGCGCAAATCATATCCATCATCTGTTTCACTCACATGAATGATATCTTCTTTCACCCCTAATCGATTTGCGCGA comes from Anoxybacillus flavithermus and encodes:
- a CDS encoding ArsB/NhaD family transporter; this encodes MHETITHEVSNFQYYAAIAIFLITYAIIISEKVNRAVIALLGAAFMIIFGIVDLNAAYTHHIEWGTITLLIGMMILVNITSKSGFFQYVAVKAAKMAKGSPINILVILSLLTATLSAFLDNVTTVLLVVPVTFSITRMLEVDPIPFLISEVLFSNIGGTATLIGDPPNIMIGSANKHLTFNDFLFNLGPVVLIIMLVIIAILYVFYRKRLQANAALIERLMKVDKKQYIKDAVLLKKSVSVLALTILGFTLHSVIHVDAAVIAMTGAVILMLIGVKEHDLEEVFASVEWTTIFFFAGLFTLVGGLVDIGLIKSLAEKALEITGGDIHAASYLILWVSGITSATIDNIPFVATMIPLIQDMAVGMGLSPDSAQIDVLWWSLSLGACLGGNGTLIGASANVIVAGIASREGHGFSYFDFLKIGAPLTLISLLISHAYIFIRYL